In Candidatus Bathyarchaeota archaeon, the following proteins share a genomic window:
- a CDS encoding formate--phosphoribosylaminoimidazolecarboxamide ligase family protein has product MINKRIIDKIVSEYDDRHIRIGVLGSHSALEIAHGAKQEGFETIVVCQKGREKTYTKYYRNLFDHVLLLDKFADIAREENLEKLRALNTIFVPNRSFSVYVGYENIEKRFTVPMMGNRFMLKTEERNVPKNQYYLLEKAGIPTPKVFKSPSEIDRLVIVKVPEKERAIERAFFYASSPEEFKRKSEERIAKGIISREALEKAVIEEYVIGAKFNANFFWSPLTDELDLLGFDRRIQTDLDGVLDLPAQEQLEIGIATQNIEIGHMGVTMRESQLEKVFEAGERFVEICKKEYPPGIIGLFALQGAVTKNLEFYVFDVSPRVPGCPCVEPTSPYMKYKYGVEVGPGRRVAMEIKRAIKEGRLEDIVT; this is encoded by the coding sequence ATGATAAACAAAAGAATAATCGATAAAATAGTAAGCGAGTATGACGACCGCCACATTAGGATAGGTGTTTTAGGCTCTCATTCAGCTTTAGAAATAGCCCACGGTGCCAAACAAGAGGGATTTGAAACGATTGTTGTCTGCCAGAAGGGGCGGGAGAAAACCTACACTAAATATTACCGAAACCTTTTTGACCATGTGCTTTTGCTGGACAAGTTCGCAGACATAGCGCGCGAAGAGAACCTTGAAAAGCTACGCGCTCTAAACACGATTTTCGTGCCAAACCGCTCTTTTTCGGTCTACGTTGGCTACGAAAACATTGAAAAACGTTTCACCGTGCCCATGATGGGAAATCGTTTTATGCTCAAAACTGAAGAACGCAATGTCCCTAAAAACCAGTATTACCTCCTAGAAAAAGCGGGAATCCCAACTCCAAAAGTTTTCAAGTCGCCGAGTGAGATAGATCGCCTAGTCATAGTTAAGGTTCCAGAAAAGGAACGCGCCATTGAAAGAGCCTTCTTCTACGCCTCTTCGCCAGAAGAATTTAAACGAAAATCAGAAGAGCGTATAGCAAAGGGCATTATAAGCCGGGAAGCCCTTGAAAAAGCCGTCATTGAGGAATATGTTATAGGCGCCAAATTCAATGCAAACTTTTTCTGGTCGCCGTTAACCGATGAGCTCGACTTATTAGGTTTTGACAGACGAATTCAAACAGACCTGGATGGTGTGTTAGACCTTCCAGCTCAAGAACAATTAGAGATTGGAATAGCCACTCAAAACATTGAGATTGGACATATGGGAGTAACCATGCGGGAAAGCCAGCTGGAAAAAGTGTTTGAAGCCGGAGAACGCTTCGTCGAAATATGCAAGAAAGAGTACCCGCCGGGAATAATAGGACTTTTCGCACTGCAAGGGGCGGTGACTAAGAACCTTGAATTCTATGTGTTTGACGTGAGCCCCCGCGTACCCGGATGCCCATGTGTAGAGCCAACATCACCATATATGAAGTACAAGTATGGCGTTGAGGTTGGACCGGGCAGAAGAGTTGCCATGGAAATAAAACGCGCCATTAAAGAGGGCAGACTAGAGGATATTGTAACATGA
- the purC gene encoding phosphoribosylaminoimidazolesuccinocarboxamide synthase, which produces MGSVKDLEIVEKPTKTRMGIGRFHFSNRYSVFDWGEMPDHIDGKGAALCLMGAYCFERVEEKGIRTHYRGLVDKIGKLIHFDELEEPTNIMEFHLVNVYKPKIYVENGKLKYDYSVYTPKLKNFLIPLEIIYRNGLPEGSSVFKRLEQGLITLKDLGLDHHPKPGERLASPIFDVSTKLERGDRYLTWREAQQLVCLTDNEVEEIKGVLLKVDETITELAAKAGLVNEDGKIELAFDDKRRLMVADVVGTLDECRFTYQGLHVSKEVARMYYRQTEWAKQVEQAKQKAREQGLENWKSLVKMQPPKLDPMLKNLISEMYMATANAITNRKLFDVPSLAETMKKYREYAGEKL; this is translated from the coding sequence GTGGGAAGCGTTAAAGACCTTGAAATAGTTGAAAAACCGACGAAAACCCGCATGGGTATTGGCAGATTCCACTTTTCAAACCGCTACTCGGTTTTCGACTGGGGTGAGATGCCCGATCATATAGACGGAAAGGGTGCAGCCTTATGCCTTATGGGGGCTTACTGCTTTGAAAGAGTTGAGGAGAAAGGTATTAGAACCCATTACCGCGGGCTTGTGGATAAGATAGGCAAGCTTATACATTTCGACGAGCTTGAGGAACCAACAAACATTATGGAATTTCATCTTGTGAATGTTTATAAGCCGAAAATCTATGTGGAAAATGGCAAATTAAAATATGACTACAGTGTTTACACACCTAAGCTGAAAAATTTTCTAATTCCATTAGAGATTATTTATCGAAACGGCTTGCCTGAAGGTTCATCGGTTTTTAAAAGGCTTGAGCAGGGGTTGATAACCCTTAAAGATCTAGGTTTAGACCATCACCCCAAGCCCGGTGAAAGGCTTGCCAGCCCCATTTTTGACGTCAGTACAAAGCTAGAGAGAGGAGACCGCTACTTAACATGGCGAGAAGCCCAGCAGTTGGTATGCTTAACGGACAATGAGGTAGAGGAAATAAAGGGCGTGCTCCTAAAAGTTGATGAAACAATTACAGAGTTGGCTGCCAAGGCTGGTTTGGTGAACGAGGATGGCAAAATAGAGTTAGCCTTCGACGACAAAAGGAGGCTGATGGTGGCGGACGTCGTTGGCACACTGGACGAGTGCAGATTCACCTACCAAGGCTTACACGTAAGCAAGGAGGTAGCCCGAATGTACTATAGGCAAACGGAATGGGCTAAACAAGTGGAACAAGCAAAACAAAAAGCCAGAGAACAGGGCTTAGAAAACTGGAAATCACTTGTTAAAATGCAACCTCCAAAACTGGATCCGATGCTGAAAAACTTGATAAGCGAAATGTATATGGCGACGGCGAACGCAATCACCAACCGCAAGCTTTTTGATGTACCAAGCCTCGCTGAAACAATGAAAAAGTACAGGGAATATGCGGGCGAAAAGTTATGA
- a CDS encoding AIR carboxylase family protein, with translation MVGKVIVLMGSEKDLDFAREIAKNLEIFGLAYEFRVASAHKTPEKVLKILKEYESEAVVYITVAGRSNALSAFVDANTTKPVIACPPYSEKFAGADIYSSLRVPSGVGSVVIIEPEGAAIAAAKILALADKRLEERVKVYQNAKKEEIEKADESVKKGKAKT, from the coding sequence ATGGTTGGAAAAGTTATAGTTTTAATGGGCTCAGAGAAAGACTTGGATTTCGCAAGGGAAATCGCCAAAAATTTAGAGATTTTCGGCTTAGCTTACGAGTTTCGGGTTGCTTCAGCCCATAAAACACCGGAAAAAGTTCTCAAAATTCTTAAAGAGTATGAAAGTGAAGCGGTTGTTTACATCACAGTGGCTGGAAGATCTAACGCTTTAAGCGCTTTTGTAGACGCTAACACCACTAAACCGGTTATTGCCTGTCCACCTTACTCGGAAAAGTTCGCCGGGGCAGACATTTATTCTTCGCTAAGGGTTCCAAGCGGCGTAGGCTCCGTTGTGATTATTGAGCCGGAGGGTGCCGCTATCGCTGCAGCTAAGATCCTCGCTTTGGCGGATAAGAGGCTTGAGGAGCGTGTGAAAGTTTACCAAAACGCAAAAAAGGAAGAGATTGAAAAAGCGGATGAGTCTGTTAAGAAAGGTAAAGCTAAAACTTAA
- a CDS encoding tautomerase family protein: MPFVQVHLLEGRTEKEREKIAKAFTDALVEILGVPREIVWIQFIDMPKSYFAVGGVLKSRETK, translated from the coding sequence ATGCCTTTCGTTCAGGTACATTTGCTTGAGGGGCGAACTGAGAAAGAGAGGGAGAAAATTGCAAAAGCGTTCACCGACGCTTTGGTAGAGATTCTCGGAGTGCCCAGGGAGATTGTTTGGATTCAGTTTATTGACATGCCTAAATCATATTTTGCTGTTGGCGGCGTTCTTAAGAGCAGGGAAACAAAATAA
- a CDS encoding site-specific integrase — MKVEDCFEVCSEVSEFLSFLKPATRNVYGRGLAAFQEFYSSRGSIRDFLDCVEQDRLLPRIQRKHVDRVTLNNFVVWLQSRGYSSKTVRSYVGAVQSLAKYYDISISLRYVQLPAAQPVNKKHPWTIAEVCDFIALMDKPLYRSIAASIVQSGLSLSDLLALKYGDIKEEFEKGITPICLNLTRKKTGITFITFLGTWSVELLKNYLADQKLNNETPVYDVSSRVVHAYFHKIAQKFTEDFKGRNPYSPHSLRAAFRTFLSDHKVDPLYIEFWMGHAIPEQQKAYMIKSIESWRQTYRQQAEPWLTPPQYKNST; from the coding sequence TTGAAGGTTGAAGATTGTTTTGAGGTTTGTTCTGAGGTTTCTGAGTTTCTTTCTTTTTTGAAGCCCGCGACGCGTAATGTTTATGGTCGTGGTTTAGCAGCGTTTCAAGAGTTTTACTCGAGTCGAGGCTCTATAAGGGATTTTTTGGATTGTGTGGAACAGGATAGGCTTTTACCAAGAATCCAGAGAAAGCATGTGGACCGCGTGACGCTTAACAATTTTGTGGTTTGGCTTCAGAGTAGGGGCTATTCTTCAAAGACTGTGAGGAGTTATGTGGGTGCTGTTCAAAGCTTAGCCAAATACTATGACATTTCTATAAGTTTACGCTATGTGCAACTACCGGCGGCTCAACCAGTCAACAAAAAGCATCCATGGACCATAGCGGAAGTATGCGATTTCATAGCCTTAATGGACAAGCCGCTCTATAGGAGTATAGCTGCTTCAATTGTTCAAAGTGGGCTGAGCCTATCAGATCTTTTAGCTCTAAAATACGGCGATATAAAAGAAGAGTTTGAAAAGGGAATAACGCCTATATGCCTTAACCTAACAAGGAAGAAGACAGGCATAACTTTTATAACGTTCTTGGGCACCTGGTCTGTGGAGCTGCTTAAGAATTATTTAGCTGATCAGAAATTGAATAATGAGACACCAGTTTATGACGTATCCTCGAGGGTTGTGCACGCCTACTTTCACAAAATCGCTCAAAAATTTACTGAAGATTTTAAGGGAAGAAATCCTTATAGCCCCCATTCGCTACGGGCTGCTTTCCGCACGTTTCTAAGCGATCACAAGGTTGATCCGCTCTACATCGAGTTTTGGATGGGCCATGCAATTCCAGAACAGCAAAAAGCCTACATGATCAAAAGCATAGAAAGCTGGAGACAAACATACCGCCAACAAGCAGAACCATGGCTAACACCACCCCAATACAAAAACAGCACTTAG
- a CDS encoding flavodoxin domain-containing protein → MVRILVVYDSRTGNTEKLAEAVAKGARKVSGVEVVLKKAKDVTPTMYLVLTLMLSARHLISA, encoded by the coding sequence TTGGTTCGGATTCTTGTAGTTTATGATAGTCGAACTGGGAACACTGAAAAGCTTGCTGAAGCGGTGGCCAAAGGGGCGCGTAAGGTTTCTGGGGTTGAGGTAGTGCTGAAGAAGGCAAAGGATGTTACGCCGACGATGTATCTCGTGCTGACGCTTATGCTTTCGGCTCGCCATCTCATTTCAGCATAA
- a CDS encoding Hsp20/alpha crystallin family protein yields MAKKEEKVRIPVLPDACFYHDDEKYIVEIELPGVTKENINLEVAETSICLNAPRNDVEYFGCWIFAHEVKPKQAKASFKNGLLTVTVPLAKPMKGVKVPIE; encoded by the coding sequence TTGGCTAAAAAAGAAGAGAAGGTGAGAATACCAGTTCTACCGGACGCTTGCTTTTATCACGATGACGAAAAGTACATTGTTGAAATAGAGTTGCCAGGAGTTACAAAAGAAAATATTAACCTTGAAGTAGCCGAAACAAGTATATGCCTCAACGCACCGCGAAATGATGTGGAATATTTCGGGTGTTGGATTTTCGCCCACGAAGTTAAGCCAAAACAGGCAAAAGCATCCTTTAAAAATGGACTGCTTACGGTCACAGTTCCGCTAGCTAAACCAATGAAAGGAGTGAAAGTTCCCATAGAATAG
- a CDS encoding desulfoferrodoxin FeS4 iron-binding domain-containing protein: MTKVGEIYLCEICGNKVKVIEAGKGMLVCCGKPMKLTKS, from the coding sequence GTGACTAAAGTTGGAGAAATTTACCTTTGTGAAATCTGTGGTAACAAAGTTAAAGTTATCGAAGCCGGAAAAGGAATGCTTGTTTGCTGCGGAAAACCAATGAAATTGACTAAATCGTAA
- a CDS encoding VIT1/CCC1 transporter family protein encodes MSYGSENCMLNEKVKRALLMAQKNEITEHFIYEKLAQMVKQPNNKEVLRRISNEELKHYEFWRKYTDKDVKPDKLRIFKYFLISKFFGITFGMKLMERGEEKAEVTYEKISEFVPDAKNIVKDEDEHERQLMNLIDEERLRYVGSMVLGLNDALVELTGALAGFTLALPNTRLVALTGLITGFAASLSMATSEYLSTKSEGNGKNPLKAAGYTGVAYILTVLLLISPYLLLSDAYACLVLTILLAIAIIFLFTFYISVAKDLLFKKRFLEMTAISLGIAGLSFTIGFFIKALSNLEV; translated from the coding sequence ATGTCGTATGGTTCTGAAAACTGTATGTTAAATGAGAAAGTCAAAAGGGCGTTATTAATGGCACAAAAGAATGAGATCACTGAGCATTTTATCTATGAAAAGTTAGCTCAGATGGTAAAACAGCCAAATAATAAGGAGGTCTTAAGACGTATTTCAAATGAAGAGTTAAAACATTACGAGTTTTGGAGGAAATACACGGACAAAGATGTAAAGCCAGATAAACTTAGGATTTTTAAGTATTTTTTGATTTCAAAGTTCTTCGGGATAACTTTTGGAATGAAGCTCATGGAAAGAGGTGAAGAAAAAGCTGAAGTGACCTATGAAAAAATATCCGAGTTTGTGCCCGACGCTAAAAACATTGTGAAAGACGAGGATGAACATGAAAGACAACTTATGAATTTAATTGATGAGGAAAGACTGAGGTATGTTGGCTCCATGGTGTTAGGTTTAAATGACGCTCTCGTCGAGCTTACAGGGGCTCTTGCAGGGTTCACCCTCGCCCTTCCAAACACTCGTTTAGTGGCATTAACTGGGCTGATTACTGGATTTGCAGCGTCGTTATCGATGGCTACGTCAGAATATTTATCAACGAAATCTGAAGGAAACGGTAAAAACCCGCTTAAGGCGGCTGGGTATACTGGAGTTGCCTATATCCTCACAGTTTTGCTTCTAATATCTCCGTATTTGCTTCTTTCAGACGCATATGCTTGCCTAGTTTTAACAATATTATTGGCGATCGCCATCATCTTCTTGTTCACGTTCTACATTTCAGTTGCAAAAGACCTGCTATTCAAAAAGAGGTTTCTAGAAATGACAGCCATTAGCCTCGGAATAGCAGGATTATCATTCACCATAGGATTTTTCATAAAGGCATTATCAAATTTAGAAGTATAA
- a CDS encoding peroxiredoxin produces MKSVLVIFVEEYKMPLIGDRFPQMEVRTTRGVIRLPDDYSGKWFILFSHPADFTPVCTTEFVAFQKRYEEFQKLQCELIGLSIDQVFAHLKWEEWIKEKLDVEIKFPIIADNTGEISARLGMRHKQAAGTQTVRAVFIVDPKGIVRAILYYPMELGRNMDEILRMVKALQIADKGYAIPANWPNNEIIGDNVIVPPANTVDMIQKRRDQEKAGEIKCIDWWLCYKKVE; encoded by the coding sequence ATGAAAAGTGTTTTGGTGATTTTTGTGGAAGAGTATAAAATGCCATTAATAGGTGACAGATTCCCTCAAATGGAGGTTAGAACCACCAGAGGCGTGATTAGGCTTCCAGACGATTACAGCGGTAAGTGGTTTATTCTATTCAGCCATCCAGCCGACTTTACACCAGTATGCACCACAGAATTCGTCGCATTCCAGAAAAGATATGAAGAGTTCCAGAAGCTGCAATGCGAACTAATAGGATTGAGCATAGACCAAGTTTTCGCCCATCTAAAGTGGGAAGAATGGATTAAAGAAAAGCTTGATGTAGAAATAAAGTTCCCGATAATAGCGGATAATACAGGCGAAATCTCCGCCAGATTAGGTATGCGTCACAAGCAGGCCGCGGGAACACAGACAGTTAGAGCCGTATTCATAGTTGACCCTAAAGGCATTGTCAGGGCGATACTCTATTATCCTATGGAGCTCGGCAGAAACATGGACGAGATACTCCGAATGGTGAAGGCGCTCCAAATAGCCGACAAAGGCTACGCTATACCAGCTAACTGGCCCAACAATGAGATAATCGGCGACAACGTGATCGTTCCGCCAGCAAACACTGTAGACATGATCCAGAAAAGAAGAGACCAAGAGAAGGCTGGAGAGATAAAGTGCATAGATTGGTGGCTATGCTACAAGAAGGTAGAGTAA
- a CDS encoding ribbon-helix-helix protein, CopG family, whose protein sequence is MSRLKKWSIPVTEQLDKAVEKAIQKDSHVSKSDFIRDAVREKLRNLGLLDGERA, encoded by the coding sequence ATGTCGCGGCTTAAAAAATGGTCAATCCCGGTGACAGAGCAACTTGATAAAGCTGTGGAAAAAGCCATTCAAAAAGATTCCCATGTTTCAAAAAGTGACTTCATAAGAGATGCGGTTAGAGAAAAACTTCGCAACCTCGGCCTTTTGGATGGCGAAAGAGCGTGA
- a CDS encoding bifunctional DNA primase/polymerase codes for MSEIVEAARNYWSLGLPIVPLKGKQPLIEWAKWQKEPQTEEEFCSLPWSQADGFAVICGSKAKNGLYLGAIDFDVKNVSQEAVERGRNVLRNLPITQIEETPSKGQHWIYLSHVKPKSISAYHNVCGLELIGEGKLVIMAPSEGYRRLNDNSPTIVQDLEAVFYEALQRAGVQIPPKTWFNKEKPVKGYKGPEPPCIKALIQGVEEGLRNEVGIRLASYLVNFRGLSKTKALVKLKAWNSRNRPPLPNREVEAILKSAETHGYVYGCDDPLLKVNCKEAECPIIKGPKKVVRTPSAGLPDSRLIEQGFDGQNVFFLVYDSKTGSVEKMETVEFEDCIYKPIKNPDVKNGLTLLPSQVEEYESEEQLFKEVIDFLNRWHEAPNEFERKLDAFYVFLTYVYDLLPRLPYRRALGPYGRGKSTWLDTVGSICYRPIILAGCDTDKAIVRRINLWRGTALIDEADFDKSSLYAFIVKILNIGYDKRLAHYTRADDVNPQKTISYYVFGPKLLATREEFKDKALESRCLTFIAREKTRPMPLYRDKKFLAEAQAIRNKLILWRFRKYHELKQKAETLETPELETELSVSSSRIKEVLAPLLLLNPEFKQEINELAQELEAQIKASDPDWQLEEQFNDALARICGEVPIGVSGSEGLLVSRVEDEKATLKPYLQPEPQKMVLRIPLVKISKIILDDPNPDPDELKGLNQKLSRIAKNRLGLKVLKDRKRRTVIEVGLPYKPSAPIKPIGIKTVKIIELDDLHPLEKAKASTEEEVEAIEPCEEAKAERKPGIRLGMLRWAGLTAKIPNVWVWKAVEFTRKCNRDLPMDLTFPDGTEIKVRGPLTWFLARVKALEHFRKELSLTRDSTVPGCIGLGKPIPPNKCENCYGDLSCFDLPDFKAKLAEQFKKVIKIRKGLRYAEINVYLCETPYRLTAEGQRALWRLIADYILSHKANKHIYKQFFGVVDDWASFTVWKADVEEVQASLIELLTTKGNVYPVEKTMFKVSHSRVWHFKTRDLGKTKAG; via the coding sequence ATGAGCGAAATCGTTGAAGCTGCGCGCAATTATTGGAGTTTAGGGCTTCCGATTGTTCCGCTTAAAGGCAAGCAGCCGCTCATTGAATGGGCTAAATGGCAAAAGGAGCCTCAGACGGAAGAGGAATTCTGCAGCCTTCCATGGAGTCAAGCGGACGGTTTCGCGGTGATTTGTGGCTCGAAAGCAAAAAACGGCTTGTATCTCGGGGCTATCGATTTCGATGTTAAAAATGTCAGTCAAGAGGCTGTAGAGAGGGGCCGCAATGTCCTTCGAAATTTGCCAATAACCCAGATAGAGGAGACTCCAAGCAAGGGCCAACATTGGATTTATCTAAGCCATGTCAAGCCAAAGAGCATAAGCGCCTATCACAATGTTTGTGGGCTTGAGTTAATCGGTGAAGGAAAACTCGTTATCATGGCACCCTCTGAGGGCTACAGGAGGCTTAACGATAACTCGCCAACCATAGTCCAGGATTTGGAAGCCGTCTTCTATGAGGCCCTTCAGAGGGCCGGGGTTCAAATTCCGCCCAAAACATGGTTTAACAAGGAAAAGCCTGTCAAGGGTTATAAGGGGCCGGAACCACCATGCATTAAGGCTCTTATCCAAGGGGTTGAAGAGGGCCTACGCAACGAGGTTGGCATCCGGCTAGCGTCTTACCTTGTTAATTTTCGAGGGTTAAGTAAAACCAAAGCCTTAGTGAAACTTAAAGCTTGGAACAGCCGCAACCGGCCGCCTTTACCCAACAGAGAAGTTGAAGCCATATTAAAAAGCGCTGAAACCCATGGCTACGTTTACGGTTGTGATGATCCGCTTTTAAAGGTTAACTGTAAAGAGGCTGAATGTCCCATTATCAAAGGCCCTAAGAAAGTTGTGAGGACTCCGTCGGCTGGATTGCCAGACAGCCGGCTGATAGAACAGGGGTTCGACGGCCAAAACGTCTTTTTCCTAGTTTATGACTCAAAAACGGGCTCTGTTGAAAAAATGGAGACTGTCGAATTTGAAGACTGCATTTATAAGCCAATTAAAAACCCCGACGTAAAAAACGGGCTAACACTTTTACCAAGTCAGGTTGAGGAGTATGAAAGCGAAGAGCAACTATTCAAGGAAGTCATAGACTTTCTGAACCGTTGGCACGAGGCACCCAACGAGTTCGAAAGAAAACTAGACGCGTTTTACGTTTTCCTCACCTATGTTTATGACCTCTTGCCCAGGCTACCCTATAGGCGGGCTTTAGGCCCCTATGGACGGGGCAAAAGCACATGGCTTGACACTGTTGGCTCCATTTGTTATCGCCCAATCATCTTAGCCGGCTGTGATACGGATAAGGCAATTGTTAGGAGAATTAACCTTTGGCGTGGAACGGCCCTCATAGATGAGGCTGACTTTGATAAATCAAGCCTCTACGCGTTTATCGTGAAAATTTTGAATATTGGTTATGATAAAAGATTGGCTCATTACACGCGAGCCGATGATGTCAATCCTCAAAAAACAATTTCGTATTATGTTTTCGGGCCTAAGCTTTTAGCAACCCGAGAAGAGTTTAAGGACAAGGCCCTTGAAAGCCGTTGTTTAACTTTTATTGCACGTGAGAAAACCCGGCCAATGCCATTATATAGGGATAAGAAATTCCTCGCGGAAGCCCAAGCCATTCGTAATAAACTGATTTTATGGCGGTTTAGAAAATACCATGAGCTTAAACAAAAAGCTGAAACTCTTGAAACACCGGAGCTGGAAACTGAGTTAAGCGTGTCAAGCAGCCGTATTAAAGAAGTTTTGGCGCCTTTGCTTTTGTTAAACCCAGAGTTTAAACAGGAAATTAACGAGCTAGCTCAAGAACTTGAAGCCCAAATTAAGGCCTCGGATCCAGACTGGCAACTTGAGGAGCAGTTTAATGATGCCTTAGCTAGGATTTGCGGTGAAGTGCCGATAGGTGTGAGTGGTTCGGAAGGCCTCTTAGTGAGCCGGGTAGAAGATGAAAAGGCTACTCTAAAGCCCTACCTGCAACCAGAACCACAGAAAATGGTTTTGAGGATTCCACTGGTTAAGATTTCAAAAATAATCCTTGACGACCCAAACCCGGACCCAGATGAGTTGAAGGGCCTTAACCAAAAATTGTCCAGGATTGCGAAAAACCGCCTTGGGCTTAAGGTTTTAAAGGATCGTAAAAGGCGCACCGTTATAGAAGTGGGGCTCCCCTATAAGCCTTCCGCACCTATCAAACCTATCGGCATCAAAACCGTCAAAATAATCGAGCTTGATGACTTACACCCATTAGAGAAGGCTAAAGCTTCTACCGAAGAAGAGGTTGAGGCTATAGAGCCTTGTGAGGAAGCTAAGGCTGAGCGTAAGCCCGGGATACGCCTTGGAATGCTGCGTTGGGCCGGGCTAACCGCTAAAATCCCTAATGTTTGGGTTTGGAAAGCCGTTGAGTTTACGCGAAAGTGCAACCGCGACCTACCAATGGACTTGACTTTTCCAGACGGAACCGAAATTAAAGTTAGAGGCCCTCTTACATGGTTCTTAGCCCGGGTTAAAGCCCTTGAACACTTCAGAAAAGAGTTAAGCCTAACTAGGGATTCAACGGTTCCGGGTTGCATAGGACTAGGCAAGCCCATACCGCCCAACAAATGCGAAAACTGCTATGGAGACTTAAGCTGTTTCGATTTGCCAGACTTCAAGGCAAAACTAGCCGAGCAATTCAAAAAAGTGATTAAAATCCGCAAGGGCTTGCGTTACGCGGAAATTAACGTCTATTTATGCGAAACGCCCTATCGCCTAACAGCCGAAGGGCAGCGGGCTTTATGGCGCCTAATAGCGGACTACATTTTAAGCCATAAGGCAAACAAACATATTTACAAACAATTCTTCGGGGTGGTTGACGACTGGGCCTCTTTCACCGTGTGGAAAGCCGACGTTGAAGAGGTTCAAGCCAGTTTAATCGAGCTTTTAACCACGAAAGGCAACGTTTACCCAGTGGAAAAGACCATGTTTAAAGTTTCCCATTCACGTGTTTGGCACTTTAAAACTAGAGATTTGGGAAAAACAAAAGCTGGCTAG
- a CDS encoding tyrosine-type recombinase/integrase gives MNRQAENGQRAAGATSKANVKSSIVNFAWKLKKEGYSEATIKDYCYILETLSKRGANLTDPESVKETIARQETWSEARKCIAVKAYKAFAKFLGITWSPPKYKVPQKLPFIPQEKELDDLISGCNGQMAVFLQLLKETGARCGEVFNLKWTDIDLASNTVRITPEKGSNPRIFKISSKLASMLANLPKKDIKVFTYKNKFYLRKSFEKQRKRIVFKLGNPRLLQISFHTFRHWKATMEYYKTKDILHVMQLLGHKNIKNTLIYTQLVQNITEDEYICKTAKTLEEAKQLIEAGFEYVCEIDNCKLFKKRK, from the coding sequence ATGAATAGGCAAGCGGAAAATGGGCAGAGGGCTGCGGGAGCCACAAGCAAGGCTAATGTAAAAAGCAGCATAGTAAACTTTGCTTGGAAACTAAAAAAGGAGGGTTACAGCGAAGCCACCATTAAAGATTACTGCTACATTCTTGAGACGTTAAGTAAAAGAGGAGCCAACTTAACGGATCCTGAAAGTGTCAAAGAAACTATCGCTAGACAGGAAACATGGAGCGAAGCCAGAAAATGCATAGCGGTTAAAGCCTACAAGGCTTTCGCCAAATTTCTAGGCATAACATGGTCCCCGCCAAAATATAAAGTTCCACAAAAGCTTCCATTCATTCCCCAAGAGAAAGAGCTTGACGACCTAATATCCGGCTGCAACGGCCAAATGGCTGTATTCCTCCAACTGCTAAAAGAGACAGGTGCAAGATGCGGCGAAGTCTTTAACCTGAAATGGACAGACATTGATTTGGCAAGCAACACGGTAAGAATAACCCCTGAAAAAGGAAGCAACCCACGCATATTCAAAATCTCATCAAAACTTGCCTCAATGCTTGCAAACCTTCCTAAAAAGGACATCAAAGTCTTCACCTATAAAAACAAGTTCTACCTCAGAAAAAGCTTTGAAAAGCAACGAAAAAGAATAGTCTTCAAACTTGGAAACCCGAGGCTTCTCCAAATAAGCTTCCACACTTTCCGCCACTGGAAAGCCACCATGGAATACTACAAAACCAAGGACATACTTCACGTCATGCAACTGCTCGGACACAAAAACATAAAAAACACATTGATCTACACCCAGTTAGTCCAAAACATTACCGAAGACGAATACATCTGCAAAACAGCCAAAACCCTAGAAGAGGCAAAACAGCTCATTGAAGCAGGCTTCGAATATGTTTGCGAAATTGACAACTGCAAACTGTTCAAGAAAAGAAAATAA